In Vanessa cardui chromosome 4, ilVanCard2.1, whole genome shotgun sequence, the DNA window ttgagtacgctatcccaaattatcaaaatttatttctgatgcgaatatgatctttacacaaacgtaataacttgtaatgtaatattatatgaccgaatatattcgccaatttgacgcgtcgatttacatgtactttctttctctgacgcgtgaatctatagcgacgaatagcgtcgaatggcgcgatagggagctatttgtattagttgtgtaaatcggttttattttaattccattgcattttccgatgctacatctaatttttatcgtactatatattataatacttattgaaGCATTTATGTAACTTCATATGTTAGTATGTGTTCAAATTTTATGGCGGTTTCCATAAACAGATGAGccgagccgagatagcccagcggttaggacgcgtgcatcttaaccgatggttgcgggttcaaacccaggcaagcaccattgaactatcatatgcttaatttgtgtttataattcatctcatgctcggtggtgaacgaaaacatcgtgaggaaacctgcatacgtctaatttcatagaaattctgcaacatgtgaaTCCCACAAACCCGTATTGGCACTGcctggtgaaatatgttccaaaaccttctcctacAAAAGAACAGAGAGAGGAGAGAGCATCTAGTActcagttaataaattatttaataaaattttcaggcATGCAAGAAAACGGTAAGAACGTGACCGTCAAGGATTTACTGAAAGTGCTCTACGAGAAGGCTTGCAGCCAGAAGCTGTGGGGTCTCGTGCGTCACACGGCCGGCATGCTGGGCAAGCGCGTCGAAGACCTCGCAAAGGCCGTCACTGACCTTCTCGTGCGCCAGAAGCAGATCACCGTCGGCATGCCGCCCAACAGCGAGCATACCATCATCGCACCCCTACCCGAGAATGAACTGAGGCAGCTCATACATGTGGTTTGTAACcgatcatataaataatacacacTTACACTTGATTGcacaataattcattaaaatgaaaagcaaaataaaaaaatatatgaaaaaaataatatattaatatacaaaagatATCATTGATTTACTGACAAACTAAACTTGTTTTTGTCAACGGTCTTGGATTATTTATCAAGATActaaatgtacataaaataatttcaacagtTTCAGTGTGAATGACAAATATCTcaacgtaaaaaaaaatgtattcataattttagtGTATTACGATTATATTAGCTTCGCCtatctatgtatttattaaattggaaCTTTACAATCAAAGACCGATGACAAAACAGTGACATGGTACCACCGAGTTGATCTGATATCTGAATACGAAGGTGGGAAGGATCGATTTTGGGCTCTCCCAAAACaagtcttatttattattaatatatattaatgtgtttgtgtgtgtctaaatacatacatttcattTGTTAATGTTGTACATTTCATAGTGATGCATAAacttaataagtttatattacaCTAGATGTGCTCCGCGACTTCGTAAGcctttgtattttatacataattctaaaataaaagtagccttgTTACTCCATGACTAGTTACaatggcacaagggacataacgtctttgtttccaaggttggtggcgcattgacaatgtaagataataataatggttaatatttcttacagagtcaatgtctataggtgatggttaccacttaccatctggtagcccatatgctcgtccgccaacttatataagaaaatatacatatattacatcagctatctgccagtgaaagtcccgttaaaatcggtcaaTCTATTCCAGATATTAGCTATAACAAACAGACgaacagactgacaaaaattgttttttggtatacgtaccgtttaaacatacatatgcatttattaaaaaacttttatttatattacaaacacacactccaatgtattaaatgtattgaTGTTTATCTAAACTGTCAAGCTTCATGCAggcctgcctgggtaggtaccatcccatcatatattctatcgcCCAACTtcattacttagtattgttgtattccagtttgaaatatgagtgagccagtgtaactactgcgaggaacaagggacataacatctttgaaCCTAAATTTGTTTACGTGTTGATAACGTACCAATGGCTATACACAGTGATTGTCAGTCAACCTACCTATTCTAATTAAagttaaatcatttataataaaaataataatcacatataacattttattgcatGCAGTCATTACGTCGTGAAAAACATGGAAATGATGATAAAAAGGTAATTATTCAATAGATTCACACATTATCATTtactatataaatgtttttaatcatATTCACTGCATGTATTGAAATATCATAATGAAATCATATCTGGGTCATTCTAGCTCGGttcactttatattatatattatattattatgttttaggcATATGGTGATGATGAAAGTACAGCCATGTTAACCCAGGAACTATTGGTGTACCTCGCTATGTTTATACGAACTGAACCACAGTTGTTTCTGGAGATGTTGCGTCTGAGAGTTGGACTCATAATACAGGTAAGCTTAACTTACCACTTAATAATCTATAGTCCTTACCTAAGGTAAGGTTAAGGGCAACGCCCTGAATAACTAAACTCTGAAATGGGTGAATGATACCCCTCCTCATTTTGAAGTTAGAAAGAAATGGAAGGtgtaattttgtatgtttttttttttaagtcagacAGTACAGAGCAATGAAATAATATCGAATGGCAAAACTAAAAGCTATTACTGTAAAGATTAAAACTACATAACAAAGATAAAGTAccatagagtcgagatggcccagtggttagaacatgtgcatctaAACctatgattacgggttcaaacccagacaagcaccactgaatattcatgtgcttaatttgtgtgaaCTTCTCGAATTTCGattaagaaaaacatcgtgtggaatgcgtgtatctaatttcatagagaatctgtcacatgtgtattccaccaagctgcataggaagagcgtggtggaatatgttccaaacctcccactcaaagggagaggagaccttagcccagcggtgggaaatttacaggctgtttttgaaGGGTATTATTTTGCAACAGGTAATGGCAACGGAGCTCTCACGCACGCTTTCCTGCGACGGTGAGGAAGCATCAGAACACTTACTTAATTTGTCGCCTTTCGAAATGAAGAATCTCCTACACCACATACTCAGCGGCAAAGAATTTGCAATAAACAGcggtaaatattcatttttatatattataatattaatcgtatattgatgaaaaaaaaattagtctaCACCATATTATTCAGTTTATATGATATAGTAATTTTGCATTCATTCCCGGGATTATATAGTTTTGGCATTACGTTGTTACGCCTTTGCAAATTtaatacagtaaataaaaaaaaatgttggatTATATTTATACCTACTAAAATTATGGCCATAGAGCAATaacttttatagatatataatctgtaggtttttgtatgtaattatgtttatatataattcaatatgcCAATTTTTTACAGCCAACAACTCGCTTATTGACATTAAGGATAAGTTCGCAAAAAGTAAAGGCGAGTTATTCGTTTAGTGTGGACAATGCTTATGTTTTGTGGACCCCGCGTACGCCCCTTGATCTTAATGGTGttgcaattttataataacaattactttcgtaaaaatataatttccctTATAATGTCACTAACCACTGTTTATAAAAAGATATGTTAGGCTTAAAGCACACAGGCAACTTTTtgattatgtaaaaatttaattttaaagcatattttttctactggcaataaaaaatatgtagtaaaGTTAGACCAATAATAagagtttataattttaaatatagttttatgtgATGTATAACACTAAAgcctaaaatagtttttacattttaaaaagataaaatgagTTATGTAATCGAATCTTTTATACGTTAGCTTCACTTGCACTGAATTGGCGGGTTTATGTTTGATTAATCATTCgcaatattactttaaattaattatttgaggTCTAAATTGTCACATTATGCACGatccaattaaataatttacacttATTATAtccaattcattttatttttaacatcattTGCAAGATTTTTTGAACAtaccattaattttattaaatattataattgtttctttATTCCTTAGGATTTAATTTTTCACAGTAAAGGAGTTGCAAGTGACGAGGAAGCAATTAATTTAGAGAAGCAAAAATAAGggaaataacataattttaattatataaatcaaatatatgttCACAGTTGGCCGAGGCAATTTTTCGATTGTGAGCAACAAATCAAACCGTTACACAAAGAAATCTCAAATTCTATTGGAAGGTCAAGGACTCCAGGGTACTATTGATGAAggtaaatacaaaacatataaaaaatatattttaatacatacacaatataagtgaagtaaaaatatactttatgctCATTGTATGAAAATTAGCCGTAAAAATTGCCCATTAACACATCCGAATTTATTTTGTGATAGTTATAAAATGATATGTTAGTAACTATAGGGTATGGTATATTTCATATGTTTAGCCCCAATAACGGAACCAGACCGTCAAGGGCAGTGGCTGAGACGCCGACGTCTTGATGGAGCCCTAAATCGCGTGCCGAGAGATTTTTATCAGCGCGTGTGGGCTGTTTTGGAAAAGGTATCTTTGCTTTGAAGTTTCTTCTTTCTATATTATAActagtattaaaaaaactagCTTATCATCTTTCTTGGCGTTGAAttttgcttcatgccaaatttcatcaaattcggttcagcggtttggtcgtgaagaaGCGACAGACAaaaagacagatagagttactttcacatttataatattaatatatataatcataatgtGTACTTTCTTAAATGAtagtaaatttactttttaataagcccatcttttttatttcagtgtCAAGGTCTAGTTATACAAGGCAAGGTTCTGCAGCCAAACTTGACCCAGGAGATGACATCAGGCGAGTTAAAATTCGCTCTAGCAGTGGAGACCGTGCTGAATTCGATCCCGCAACCAGAGTACCGGCAGCTTGTCGTTGAAGCCCTCATGGTCCTGACACTGGTCGTCGAGTACAAAGCGGTCAACAACCTCGGCGCGACTATAACTGTCGAACATTTAGTGCACAAAgctaatcaaatatttttagaggATCAGGTATGTCTCGGAAACTCCGATTGATTGGtatagttcgacacaacttagatgtagcattgttaaaattcataaaattgatCACATGCGTATTAAGTtcgttatcccaaattatcaatatttatttctaatgcgAATaagatctttacacaaacgtaataacttgtaatatcatatgacctaatattttcgtcaatttgacacgtcgatttacacgcactcgctttCACGGGTCGaaatgacgcgagaatctaaaGCGAAGAATGGCGCgatagctatttctattggttgaatAAATAGAcagaaatcgtttttttttttaatttgccgacgctacatctaagttgtgtcgtacaatacGTTAATATTGTAAGATAATTTAACGGTGATGTGGTCGCAGACGCGCTGCTCCGGCGACGCGACGCTGTGCTGCGCCaagggcggcgcgggcgcgggcacgggcgcgggcgcgggcgcgggggcGGGCGCGCTGGTgtgcggcggcgcggcgggcgtgTGCCAGCTGCTGTACGACAGCGCGCCCAGCGGCCGCTTCGGCACCATGACGTACCTGGCGCGCGCCGTGGCCGCGCTGCTGGCCGAGCGCCTGCCCGCGCACGAGCCCGTCGAGTGCGCCATCACATGATGCGCCATGACAGGTACCGGTCGGGCGACAGTTGTAAAGATATAGAATACTGTACGTATTGCATAATATGGCAAATCCTATTGAATACGTAAAtagtagattttttatatactacACTATTCTAATTGAAATGGAAGTGatagatattaaatttttattccaaaataaaGTGATAGCGGACTTTATATTTGTACTCAAGCGTGTGCACTAACACGGGTGTGCTCTATTTCTTCAACCTCACGATTGACGGCAACTCCAACACGAACGAAAAGTGTTCGGACGTAAAAACAACGGTATAACTTGATTATCTAGGCACGAGCGTAAACACTGCCACCTGACAGACTCTTCTATGACAGAAAAcctgataacttttttttgatACAACccgggatttgaacccaggacaTCGGGATATGCAGCCGTACGGACTCACTTAAATCAATGAGGCAGatcaaaatattacaaaggTCAAAATTTTTAAACCGTCATCCTGATTGTTATTAGCTCAGCAACTTTACATAGTAAACAACTACTAAATATTGTTCTGATGACGCATTTACACGTGTAGAAGATTATACGTCAAGCCAAGTGTCATAGCTATTTGTTATGCagctacatatttatttataaacaatctaTTTTCATTTTCACAGAACAATCAACAACACATCTGCGAAATTTCACTATTACAAGTTGCATGGGGCGTGCACCGGACAACACAACTAACGCGTCACATGTTCATGGAGaccacatttataatagaagattttagttaaatatattatgtacttttaattgaaatggTCACCGTTATTTTGAGGCAgtctattatcaaatatttattgaaacaaatattaatcaatttattatccatcatacaataaatatattataaaataacacactACATACAATtagtgttttataatctgtactcAATAGGACTATAAAATATACTCTACTATATGAGGACTGGTGACGTTTAAAAGTATCCATGTCTAAAACTGTCACCCCCACGACTACAACAAACTCAATATTTGCTGagaaacttatattttattgaagattCTTATCttgacttatttataataaaggttCATATACattgtgataaaaaaatatatatttttgtgactaGAAAGGTAaagaattaaagtaatattactaaataaaaaaaacaatatttcagtTTATGAttcatagtaattataaaaatatataataatcttatacTAAGTAAACTGTcctaattaagtacatatatgttaAAAGGATCAAAACTAACCTGGCTACCAAATTGATGCCTCATTTTAAATTACTGTGAGGAATTTTTATTTTGCGTATGATTTTTTTCAGTATtggcttttatatttaaatcaaatatgttttaaatgttttaaaattttattttcttattaataaaatgaaaagtttgaataaattttattaaaattaataataatttgtatagatatattattataattagtattgtttattttagtattattatttgtgcATGACTATCATTTTGAAATAGATGAGAATTTTAATACatctttgtgttttattttgtttcattaataatcTATCTGGCTAtccaataattaataaatcatgaacataatatttcactaaaaatttaataataagcaatgtattaatatttatttaaaaactgtttgCTTTCTATTGATATAAGATTATTTcactatacaaaataataattgtatcttATTGTTGTATAGCTGGCAttggtattaattattattattaactaaaacaACACTGTTGCTAAAACAcacatacatagtatataaagcATGTATACTTAGTGTactatgtatacataattttactaacatcaatttaataaaatcaattacacatttagaaaaataaaagaaaatttgggCAGTAgtctatctatttattttcaaagatacattcttttctataacacaacaatttaatattatataacattctaCATAATTCACTAAGCTTCATCTTTCTTACCAAATGGATTCATTTTTGACAGCCAAGATGTTGTAGTCCtgaaataacaaacattttaaatcaatatttttagctTCAgagtaatattaactaaaattataaaggtaAATGTgagtttatttgtatgtttgttacactTCCACAATTTACCTATTCAATTATcactaaatttacatataaagcgaggtgtaataaagaaatataccaCCTGCCGCTGAGAGGGCTGGAAGCTAGTACAGGATAAATCACAAAGCAGAAGTACTCACGATATGTCATCAGCTGGACTATTATCACTCTCTTTATTAGCGGCTCTCAATTTTTCAACCAAATTTTTTCTGTAAACACTCTTTAATGGTACCGGTTTGTTAGCAGCTTCCTTCATTTTGGCAACTTTGCTAAGAGCTTCATACCAAGTTAACCCATACCATTCAATTTCTTCAGGTGTGTActaaaatattagattatttttatttaaaatagtcaaTAAAATGACAACAATATATAAAGGATCCAGGTGTTTATTGGCACTTACAGATGACAAATAGGTCTTATATTCATTGTAAATCTCTTTTTGTTTTGCTGGGTCATGTTCGTATCGTGGGCAACCATTCATCAGTTCAATAAGTATTTGTTTCTTCAACTTTAAGGCTAGCATGGACACCAAATCACAGGCTGGTGTTTTAAGCAAGTAATGATCAAATCCATAATGGtcattaattagtttaattgtCCTATCAGTTACAGTTActgataaatttgtatttaatatttctgattTGACAACAGTTCTCTTGAGAACGGGCACCCAATAATGTGGTACCCTACGACGACGGGGATCGCGTTTTTGGAAACCTAAAGAAGAACAAATTGtttgtgttattaaataaaaattaaaacaaacaacaatgttaaatacacataataattttatagataaatttaaatttatatgaattgaaGATATATGCGTTTTGTTATCAACACATTCatcattaaaattgatttaatttataatataataaccttTAACTACAGCCTCCCCACCCCAAATACCCTCATGAATTTCAGAAGGGTACTTCAAAGGTATGGGGATATTTTGTATGGGCAATGTCTCTCCCGTTAACTCATCACGTTTCCATTTACTCTCTTGAGGGACATAATGAACTGCAGCaggttttaatattttccattcTCGCCAGAACTTCTTATAGGCAGGTGGAAGGTCAGTGCCTATGCCAATTTCAAATCTGGTCTTTTTCTTGAACGTTTTAGACAACTGGCGAGCGGTTGcctaaaatgaaaaataaaaaaacaaaaataatgttgtctttTTTAACTTTACATCCGATAAGGTGAACATTATGTTCAACAGTGACAATAAATTGTCATGATgcaataatattgtatgtttttattttgtattgaaaatacCTGGATACGAGATGAAGCCatctaattaatttacttatagcAACATAAACgggaatatttataaatgaataaaatctttggcgtattttattttatactttaatactgtcaaatataaaagtattgacAATTAAAGGTTACTAGTGAAGTCACTTTCTGTCTTCTGATATCATAATGAATCGGTTCGTAtcgattaattttaaagattttatcttttaaacctgcttatttctaattattgtttatttattcaagacatttcaaataagtaaagtaatgcTTAGCAATTTATACTCTTATTCCTCCTATaatcatgaaaatttaatagattACCTATACAGTATATGTACACATTACTAAGTCATAttgcataaataaattttggaaatgttatatatttcataaataattcgtact includes these proteins:
- the LOC124544383 gene encoding 39S ribosomal protein L28, mitochondrial → MASSRIQATARQLSKTFKKKTRFEIGIGTDLPPAYKKFWREWKILKPAAVHYVPQESKWKRDELTGETLPIQNIPIPLKYPSEIHEGIWGGEAVVKGFQKRDPRRRRVPHYWVPVLKRTVVKSEILNTNLSVTVTDRTIKLINDHYGFDHYLLKTPACDLVSMLALKLKKQILIELMNGCPRYEHDPAKQKEIYNEYKTYLSSYTPEEIEWYGLTWYEALSKVAKMKEAANKPVPLKSVYRKNLVEKLRAANKESDNSPADDISTTTSWLSKMNPFGKKDEA